The genome window CGCCATCTGCTCTCTGGGCTGCCACCTGCCTCACACCCACAGCCTGGCCAACAGGAGGGTCCTGATGCTCCTGCAACAACTGAGGAGggtctccccttcctcctgcctgcaGGACAGAAATGACTTCGCATTCCCCCAGGAGGCGCTGGGTGGCAGCCAGTTGCAGAAGGCTCAAGCCATCTCTGTGCTCCACGAGGTGACCCAGCACACCTTCCAGCTCTTCAGCACAGAGGGCTCGGCCATCACGTGGGACGAGAGCCTCCTGGACAAGCTCCGCACTGCACTGGATCAGCAGCTCACTGACCTGCAATTCTgtctgaggcaggaggaggggctgcGAGGGGCTCCCCTGCTCAAGGAGGACTCCAGCCTGGCTGTGAGGAAATACTTCCACAGACTCACTCTCTATCTGCAAGAGAAGAGACACAGCCCTTGTGCCTGGGAGGTTGTCAGAGCAGAAGTCATGAGAGCCTTCTCTTCCTCAACAAACTTGCAGGAGAGATTCAGGAGAAAGGACTGACACACACCTGGTTCAACACGGAAATGATTCCCATGGACCAACAGACAACACTTCTTCCTGCACTGCCATGTGGAAGACTCTCATTTCTGCTGTCATCAtgcactgaactgaatcaatatgTCAAATGTTTTCTGGAATATTAAGCAACATCATGTTCAACTCTATAGGCACTGGTTCCTCACAGATGCCGAAGTTGATCTATCTACATATTTAACTACctggacatttatttatttattttaatatttatttaactatttataaatatttaaattattttgttgataaaatattatgtatgtatacttatgggaaaatgtgtatttttgtatttagtcagtttatgatttttcttcctttattaaaTTCTTACTGTAAAAGACTTTGTTTTTTCGTTAAAACAGAAACACCAAGCCAAATGGCAGCTtgattaaaaaatgcattttacgATTCCTTGAGCCGTCTTTAGGATTTACACATTAGAAGTAAAAATACTCTAGCTCTAGCTATGTTGTTTGTTGCTCTGAGGACCTTGAAGGGAACACAACCACTCCAACGCTTTTtgtaattctgatttttttcaaaaaaagtaaCCTAACAACAacgatcaaaaaaaaaaatccacgctTCAGGATTTGATGAATTCTTGTGAAGGATTTTCTGCCTCTTGTTTGTGGTGGAattttcttccttggaaaaaattGTAGGTATGCTTGAAGACATGGTATTCAGTTGGCGAGAGGTGAGGTGAATATCTTATCCTTACACTCAAATATCACAGTCATTCACTTCCTCCCAGTGTAGAAATCCCCATTTCTCTCCTCATTCACTATGCATGAAAGTGTCCTCTCCATTTATACAGCTGTGTCCTTCTCCATTACGGTTTCTGGTTGTCAATTTCCCCATATGACTGCAAACCACCAACTGAAAGTAGAACTTGAGTGAAAGTTTTAGATCTGTCAGACACTCTCCTATGACTTCACCTGCTCTGCCTGCCAAGCACTGCAGGTCCAGACTGTCCAGCCTCCCAGAGAAACACAGTAAATAGAGGGAACCCCGCCCCACAGTGAACAATGGTGGAGACACCAGGGGTTCCTCTGAGCGTCTACCTAGGTTATTCCATGCGCTGGTTGCACCAGGAGGAACTCACCTGGTTCAGGAATCTCATTTGAGAAAAGCCCAAAGCACTGGAAACTTGGAGTTGAAAGTCAGCAGCAGCTTGAGAACTTGGAAGGAGAACAGAGATGTTTAAAGTGTTTGTGGAGCAGCGGCGGGTCCTCCGGACACAGAACAACACAGATGAACTACACCGAGGCAAGTGCTTCTCCACAACATTCCTTTTCAGAGACTGAGAAGACTGAAGCGGATGCTGAGAGCACAGAGACAGAGCACGAATGCCTGGCCAccagctgtgtccccagcacGGCTGACATTCACACCACAGCAGCCTGCAGAGTCCTGGAAGGCACGAGGGCCACTCCCGTCACAGCTGCAGACTTCTTTCTTCCTTAGGACCCAGCAAGTTATCACAGAGCAGAGCAAGAGGTGCCTGGGGACAATGCAATCCAGGGAAGTTCTTAAATTCCATCATGGTGTCTTTGTATCTCTGAGAGACAAAAAAGATCAAACAAGATTGAATAGAAGGGGCACAGGCAGGGATTTTAATACATTTAGCAACAGTGGGACAGAGCTTTCCTTGTAGGACATATGTTAGTAACATGCACACTGGAAGAATACAATTTCTCAAAGTAACAAAGATCTTTGTGGAAATTCATGTATTTAATGTAGGCAATCTTCAGGACATTGATGGATCagtcatctttctcttctttccagctGGGACATACAGCACTCAGTAGCTATATGTAAAGTCAGAGggacttttgaaataattttattttttattcatttttcactgtgctgtgtcttcattgctgcctggactttcctctagttgtggcaaaggtgggtcctctctagttgtggtgcacaggcttctcactgtggtagctcctcttgttggggagcacaggctccggTGCACTTGGCTTCAGTAATGGGGGTCCTGGGGTCTAGAGCACAGGGCAATAGTTGCGGCACACGGCTCAGCTGTTCTGCAGCATGCGCATCCTCTAGGACCGCATGTGGTCctattggcaggtgggctccttaccactgagccaccatggaagcccctcaGGGAACATGTAAAGTACATTGAGAGGTTTGGAAACCTTCCTGAGGATTAGGGtcctaaaaaagtaaaaaacattcTGATATTACTGCTAAAAATATCATttcattaacaaattattttctaaataacctTTTCATGTCAGTTCTATAGTATTACTTAATGATGTTTAATAGGTTGagctagaaattttttaaaaagataactataCAAGGCCTTGAGACTTACTTCACAATTCAAGCCCATTTCTCCCTGCCAAGGAGAAAAATGTTCACTGCTTCTGTCCAGGAAGCACACATGCGCTTCCATCTTGGTCACACACAGGCCTCCTCAACACCCGCATCTTGACCAGAAGTTGGGAAACAGAGTAGCTGTTCTTCACTGGACTCCATCAGTAGACACCAGGATGACCCAGCTGGACTGGAGGTGAGTAACGCAGGTGTCTTCCTTTAGAATGAGAACAGCAGGTTACCTGAGGAGGTCTCTTGGAAGGGGTCCttgtcaaccaaaaaaaaaaccccaaaacatgaCTCCCGAGAGTTCTTTTTATTGGGAGGACTTGCTGAGGACTATAGGCCAGAGGACAGCCTCCCCCCCCGCTCTGAGGAACTGCCCCACCGATGTAGAGGAGGTCAGTATGCATGCGACTGTGGTGAAGGGGTGACGTGCCGATAAGCTCACATCTTGGGAGAAAGTGGCTGAGAATCAGGAGGAACAGATGTCTCTCTGAAAGATTTTAGAGCTTTTCTACCCATGAGAAGTTGTAAAATTGGGTTAGTCAATTTTCTCTAGAAATTATTTAACTATCAGAAGGCCTGTTGTGTCAGTTTCCCCAGAGCAGagtgccttgttcctgatctcaaCCCTGAACTCCTATCAGGACATGTTGGAGGTCAGGGACTGCAGTGGGTAGAGACTTCATTCTGCAGAACCTGATGCAGAAAGATGTTTTAATTGTCATCCTGAAGGAGAAACATCAGAACTCATGTGGCAAGAAACTGTTAGATGCTTTTTTTTGTTCTTAAGCTCACAAGAAGGGCAAAAGATTAAAATACATAGAAACTAGGGCTTACCTTTCATAGggttaataaaatcattttactaTATTTCATGGAAGAAACCACTCATAAAAGCTTAGACTTCAGCGAGGCTTGTGTGATTGgacttcccaaccagggattgaaatcaggtcacagcagtgaaagtgctggatCCTAACCACTAGATAATGAGCAAACTCCTGCTTTTCTTTTAGCTGGCAGAACAATCTACTCCCTTCCAAGTACTTAATAGTGATTTTGACTATTTATAATTAGATCTCAATTTTTCGGACTGCAGACCACACACTGTGGCCCTACAAAATAATAGGTCGTGACCCTTTGGCATCTGAAATGGATTAAGGGGTCTTTGTCATCTCATTCTCCCCCTATCACTTATTTCACTGGTTCCTTAATGTCATGTTCATTTGaatccttcctttttattttttaattggatcatTCAGACAAATCAAAGCCCCCAAGGTTTGCTCTTGAAGTTTGCTATGATTGGAATAGTTCATTTGTctagatttatatttttctccagGAGTATAAGTAAGTGGGACCCTAAGAGTTAATGAAACGATtcagttaaaattataaagagcTTGAAAATGACTAGaccattcacttcagttcagttcagtcgcttagttgtgtccgactcctttcaaccccatgaatcgcagcacgccaggcctccctgtccatcaccaactcccagagttcacccaaacccatgtccatcaactcagtgatgccatccagccatctcatactctgtcatccccttctcctcctgcccccaatctctcccagcatcagagtcttttccaatgagtcagctcttctcatgaggtggccaaagtactggagtttcagcttgagcatcattccttccaaacaacacccagggctcatctccttcagaatggactggttggatctccttgcagtccaagggactctcaagagtcttctccaacaccacagttcaaaagcatcaattcttcggcactcagctttcttcacagtccaactctcacatccatacatgatcactggaaaaaccatagccttgactacatggacctatgttggcaaagtaatgtctctgctttccaatatgctatctaggttggtcataactttccttccaaggagtacgcgtcttttaatttcatggctgcaatcaccatctgtcgtgattttggagcccagaaaaataaagtctgacactgtttccactgtgtccccatctatttcccatgaagtgatgggaccagatgccatgatctttgttttctgaatgttgagttttaagccaactttttcactctcctctttcactttcatcaagaggctttttagttcctcttcactttctgccataagggtggtgtcatctgcatatctgaggttattgatatttctcctggcaatcttgattccagcttgtgcttcttccagcccagcgtttctcataatgtactcttcatagaagttaaacaagcagggtgacaatatacagacttgacgtactccttttcctatttggaaccagtctgttgttccatatccaattctgttgcttcttgacctgcatataggtttctcaagaggcaggtcaggtggtctggtatacccatctctttcagaattttctacagtttattgtgatccacacagtcaaatgctttggcatagtcaataaagcagaaatagatgtttttcgggaactctcttgcttttttgacgatccagtggatgttggcaatttgatctctggttcctctgccttttctaaaaccagcttgaacactcCATTAGTAGCAGGCAATAAAATTCAGCGATTGTTTTTAATATCATAATTACTATTATCCAGATTAAGTTCAGGATGTTTTGGAATCATTTAATTCTATTTCATTCTAGTTTCTTTCAAAGCATCTTCTCATTGCCTGAGTGGATTTATTACCTAGACAGATGCTCAGCAAGGCTGGTCTCCAAGACACTGCCAGCAAAGGTTAGTATTCCAGCAATTGGCATTCTAGTTGTCTATCTCATATTAGGTGATGTGTTtgacttcttccttctctcctgaaACTAATCCTCATGcattaattgaaagaaaaatgaggtaGCTGATCTTGCAAAGCAAAGGACAGTCACTTGACCCTGGACTTGACCTTTGTGAGCTTCTGTCAGAGCAGCCATGGCCCAGCCTTTCTGTTGTTCACACTGGCCTCATGCTTCCCCTCTGCCACAGCCTCATCCCCAGCTGTGCTGCACTGAAGTTTGCTAACTCAGAAGACATCATTGTGTCAGGGGAAAACCACTTCCCTTCATTCATATTCAGACATTCAGACTTagattagttttctttttgccCACAAAACAACTGTGCAGTTTTATTTTCTAGGAAAGTAGCAAagggaaacaacaacaaaaaaaaaactaaagtcttaAATATGATAGAGATACAGCCCCTCTGCCTTTCTTCCTTCACTTTATTGTTCTTATTTCAAGGTGAATTAGAACTAGAGCAGGAGCAGCAAGAAAAAGCCTGGTCAACAAGTCACTAAAAGAATGTAGAAACTAAGTGAAAAATTATACTCAAGTAAAGGAAAGAAGGCTATTTCTCCCTGAACCAGTAGCCTGGTTCTCACCATCCTTCGTtctcagagggagaaagagatagAGGAACAGACATACCCAGTGGAATCAACGgcctgaatgaatgactgaaactCTCTAGACTCTGTGACATAAGCTTCCAGTGAGAGACATCATCACTGAATCTCCTTCCTCCAGCTCAGAAACTCTGAGCAGAAAAGTGTTGAACAGTTTAAGTAAAAGTcttgaataataaaaatgttctcattttaGTGACAAATATCCAATTGGATGGGTACATTTGAAGTTATTGGGAAATACGTAAATTTACTACTTTAAACTTAAGACATTTTCTTTGATCATATTGTGAATacacaaatgaaaatcaaaaaaggaagtaaaagtgtattaaaacaattagaaaatgaaaattaccaTGTTCCCTATTTAATGGCCTTGCTTAGAAAGAGTAGCATCAGAGAACCTACCTCAAGGTTCCAGCAGACACTGCTCAGTCAGGCCAGCAGCAGCCTCATCTTCCCCATGGCCTTCATGCTGTCTCTACTGACGGCCCTGGTGCTGGTCAGCtatggctcgggaagatccctgggctGTGACCTGTCTCAGAACCACGTGCTGGTTGGAAGAAAGAACCTCAGGCTCCTGGGCCAAATGAGGAGACTCTCCCCTCGCTTCTGTCTGCAGGACAGAAAAGACTTTACTTTcccccaggagatggtggagggcgGCCAGCTCCAGGAGGCCCAGGCCTTCTCTGTGCTCCACGAGATGCTCCAGCAGACCTTCAACCTTTTCAACACAGAGCGCTCCTCTGCTGCCTGGGACACCACCCTCCTGGAGCAGCTCCGCACTGGACTCCATCAGCAGCTGGACGACCTGGACGCCTGCCTGGGCCCAGTGACGGGAGAGGAAGACTCTGCCCTGGGAAGGATGGGCCCCACACTGGCCGTGAAGAGGTACTTCCAGGGAATCCATGTCTACCTGAAAGAGAAGGAATACAGCGACTGCGCCTGGGAAATCGTCATAGTGGAAATCATGAGATCCTTCTTTTCATCAACCAACTTGCAAGAAAGGTTAAGAATGAAGGATGGAGACCTGAACTCACCTTGACATGACCCTCACTGACTAAGATGCCACATCATCCTTGTTTACTCACCTGGGGTCATTTCAGAAGACTCTGAATTCTGCTTTAGCCCCCAAATTTGTTGAATTAACTCAGCTGATACATGTCAGTAGTAATAAGCAAGTAGATATAAAAGTAATCATGTGCAGGGGTATCAGTCCATAAGCAATGACTGCCctgatgttatttatttatttctttatttatttagttaatggaatattttatctcatagtatttatattttcatattaagatatgtatgtttatattgtattaaaatttagaaaatatatttcctatttaATTATAATTGTTATGTGGTTTATTAAATAGTTATCAAGATAAATTtcttgagttttttatttttttaattttatttattttttttcttctgaaattagTATAACTATGCCAGGTTGTATTCTAGGGTTTTATTTTCTAGATATATTCTATTCCATCCTGTTACTGCCAAACTCCTTTTGacttcatatataaatattaagtaCATTGCTTGTAAGAAGAATAtgaagttttgcttttattcagtCTGTTTTTAATTGgactgttttatttgtatttcttttcttttctttttttaaattttattttatttttaaactttacaatattgtattagttttgccaaatatcgaaatgaatccgccacaggtatacccgcgttcccccatcctgaaccctcctcctcctccctccctaccctccctctgggtcgtcccagtgcaccagccccaagcatccagtaccgtgcaggaaacctggactggcgaaggttacatacatgatattatacatgtttcaatgctattctcctgatctccccaccctctctcctctcccacagagtccaaaagactgatctatacatctgtgtctcttttgctgtctcgcacacagggttattgttaccatctttctaaattccatatatatgcattagtatagaatgaaggtgtttttttctttctggcttacttcactctgtataataggttccactttcacccatctcattagaactgattcaaatgtattctttttaatggctgagtaatactccattgtgtatatgtaccactgctttcttatccattcatctgctgatgggcatctaggttgcttccatgtcctggctattataaacagtgctgcaatgaacattgggtatTAAATAGTTATCaattttttgataaattttctttgagcttgagtttttattttgaaaacctaaatcctattatttttcccattctacaTATACCTATAACAAAATAGTATTTGTTCGCTTTATACTGTGgaacatttctatcattttctaGGAAATGTTTGTCAAAAGGTGGAATTCTGAGAATTTTCTGTGGGTGCCATTGTTAGGACTCTGAGTTTTTCCTCAGGGAGCCTCAgggtgaggaactaagatcctctaAGCTGTGgagggtgcaaaaaaaaaaaaagttagaaaggaAATTATGAAATTGTAGAAAATGGTTAGTCTTGATGTCACAGGCATAACTAATTTATACCCACTCATTAAAGAATGGTTGATAGACATATCTGAGGGAAGCAGTCACCTCCTGCAGGAAAGCTGATGCCATATGGTGTTGACTGGCTGCTCCTGACTCCATTACTCTGTCTCCCACCTTCTCCTCAGCACTGCCTTACTGAGCAATTCACTCCCTTCCACAATACCTTCACTGCCTCCAACACAGGAGCTCTGTTCTGTGCTGATTTCTTCTAGCTGCATGGTGTAGTCAGAGTGGAAGCCACAGGAAGAGAGTCCAAGTGAAAGGAGAGTTCTAGAAATTCCAAAACCTCTGAATCCCAACTCTGCTATTTACCAACAGTGTGACCCTGAAAAATCTCACAAACACAACAGGTCAGTGTCCTCATCTTTAATATGGGGACAGTAAGAGTGGTTTTCATACAATTACTGTTTGGATTCAATGAGTCCATATCACACAAGAGGCATCAAGCGCTCCTGGCAGAAATCATCAGGACTGTGAGAATTACAGAGTGGCTGCCCTCAGGGAGGAGACAGGACAGCCGCCCTGAGACAGAGACTGGAGGGCAGCATGGAAAGGTGCTGGCCCCTGACAAAGGTATTTTGTTTTCAACTTGGGTGCTAGTTTCACAGTGCTTTCAGTGTGAGAACGTTCCTTTGCTGTATGCTGAAGAGCATTCGAATTTCTGGGTTTCATACTTCTAAAAGCATACCTATGTGTTCATAAAAAACTCTTTGAGAAAGATGAATTGGTAGGAAATGCTTGATCTAACATAAATACTATAATAGGGAAAGAACAGAGATCACATATCAGTGCAGATAATCAAACAtaggcagaggaaggaaggaaagagcagGGGCTGTGAAGTGTGTGGTTCTGATCTCCAGTTCTGGGCTGTCCCAGGTTGGATCCTAGTTCTCCTTTCCATAAAATCCTTTGTCCATACTTGCTGGCAATGTCACCTCCTGGAGCCTCTGTTTTGCTACTGAAAGAACAAAACCCAAGAAATGGTTCAGAAGCCAGTTTTACCTCTTCTCATACTAAAGAAGTGAGAAACATGATTAATGAATGAAGTGCTTGATTTTCGGCAACCTCCAAGGAGACTCACACCAAGGGCCACCTTCCAGGATTGCTGCTGCTAGTACCCTTGTCCCCAGGgcaagccactgctgacccacacttCCATAGGAGACTCCAACCTTAGGAGGtgggtctggttcagtctcctgtggggtcactgctcccttcccctgggtcttggtgcatgcaagattttgtttgtcCCCTGAAAGAAGAGTCTCTCCCACCACcctgtggaagtcctgtaatcaaatcccactggtctTCAGAGTCAGAttgcctggggattcccagtccctttgcagGCTTGCAAGCATGACATGAGGCTCAGAACCTTCACACCAGTGGGAGAACTTTTCTGGTattattgttttccagtttgttggttTCCCatctggcaggtatgggatttatttttattgtgcttGAGTGCCTCCTGGATCTCGTTGTAGTTTCTTCTTTGTGTTTGGACGTGGGACATCCTTTTTCGGCAGGGTCCAG of Bos mutus isolate GX-2022 unplaced genomic scaffold, NWIPB_WYAK_1.1 CTG307, whole genome shotgun sequence contains these proteins:
- the LOC102267762 gene encoding interferon alpha-G, with translation MAPAWSFLLALLLLSCNAICSLGCHLPHTHSLANRRVLMLLQQLRRVSPSSCLQDRNDFAFPQEALGGSQLQKAQAISVLHEVTQHTFQLFSTEGSAITWDESLLDKLRTALDQQLTDLQFCLRQEEGLRGAPLLKEDSSLAVRKYFHRLTLYLQEKRHSPCAWEVVRAEVMRAFSSSTNLQERFRRKD
- the LOC102271825 gene encoding interferon omega-1, giving the protein MAFMLSLLTALVLVSYGSGRSLGCDLSQNHVLVGRKNLRLLGQMRRLSPRFCLQDRKDFTFPQEMVEGGQLQEAQAFSVLHEMLQQTFNLFNTERSSAAWDTTLLEQLRTGLHQQLDDLDACLGPVTGEEDSALGRMGPTLAVKRYFQGIHVYLKEKEYSDCAWEIVIVEIMRSFFSSTNLQERLRMKDGDLNSP